From the Polaribacter tangerinus genome, the window TTTATGGACAAATACAGTCTTTTGGAGTTACCAATGTTTTGGTGGTTTCTGTGCGCTATTTTGGTGGAACAAAATTAGGTGTTGGCGGACTCATAAGTGCTTATAAAAACTCTGCTAAATTAGCTTTAGAAGCATCAGAAATTTTAGAGAGAACGATTAATATAAATTTTGAATTATCGTTTAATTACGATTTGATGAATGTTGTTCAAAGAGTTATCAAAGAGAACAATATTTCGATAATATCTCAGCAATTAGAAATGGATTGCAAGTATATTATTGAAGTACGAAAAAATAAAGCAGCTGCTATTTTTAAAATTTTAGAAGCTATCTATCAGCTAGAAGTAAAATTAGTAAAAAAATAGTTATTTTAATAGCTTTAAAAGAGCATCCGGGCATTTTACTGGTTTTTTAGTTTTGGCATCTAAAAAAGCCAATTCGGTATTGCCAGTACATATTAATTCGTTGTGCTCATTTGTAATTTCATAGTCGAAAGAAATTTTAACCAAAGGTCTT encodes:
- a CDS encoding IMPACT family protein translates to MKEDAYKTIEKPSEETLFKEKGSKFFGYAFPIKAEDDVKELLELLQKKHHTARHFCYAYQLGVEQTKYRVNDDGEPNKSAGLPIYGQIQSFGVTNVLVVSVRYFGGTKLGVGGLISAYKNSAKLALEASEILERTININFELSFNYDLMNVVQRVIKENNISIISQQLEMDCKYIIEVRKNKAAAIFKILEAIYQLEVKLVKK